A stretch of the Kroppenstedtia eburnea genome encodes the following:
- a CDS encoding ABC transporter ATP-binding protein, whose amino-acid sequence MSDLKCVRVGFNYAGTSSPAVQDLSLSIAPGEFVLLCGPSGCGKTTLLRLIKRELRPAGQMTGEIRYGGIPLQDLPARRAAGEIGMVFQHPEHQIVMENALQELVFGMENLGFSSDLMRRRAAETTAYLGLEKILSRRTEFLSGGQKQLLNLASVLALRPRLLLLDEPTGHLDPVAAVRFLHTVKRLNEETGMTVIFTEHRLEEAYPLADRVLVMNRGRLCFNGSPREGIRWMKESGPGHQELIPAVPSLVLQTGVSEGDSLPLTVKEGREWLRERKSRPSLSSSDPERSHPEPSGQPLLSLRRVDFGYAPEEAVLKQTSFDVFSGECVAVFGGNGSGKSTLLQVMAGLLHPNSGSIRYRGRKWTRRPLRGRSRPIGYLPQNPEAYFLHETVEAELQAASRHAGEEGRQRREEAISRFSLTSLLSRHPHDLSGGEMQKVALACLLLRDLELLLLDEPTKGVDPGCKSLFSRLLKSWAEQGKTVVLTTHDVEFAAVTATRCSLLFDGELLASGAVGPFFRQNDFYTTAVYRMTRDTGVPEAVTVEEAVRLWQGQPGRSVLS is encoded by the coding sequence GTGAGTGATCTGAAATGTGTCCGGGTCGGTTTCAATTATGCGGGGACAAGCTCTCCCGCCGTGCAAGATCTTTCTCTTTCCATCGCACCGGGTGAATTTGTCCTCCTCTGCGGTCCGTCGGGGTGTGGCAAGACCACCCTCCTCCGGTTGATCAAAAGGGAGTTGCGTCCTGCCGGTCAGATGACGGGAGAGATCCGGTACGGAGGGATTCCGTTGCAGGATCTCCCGGCGCGCCGGGCGGCAGGCGAGATCGGGATGGTGTTTCAACATCCCGAGCATCAGATCGTGATGGAAAACGCCCTGCAAGAACTGGTCTTCGGTATGGAAAATCTGGGATTCTCCTCTGATCTGATGCGCCGTCGGGCGGCAGAGACCACCGCTTATCTGGGATTGGAAAAAATCTTGTCCCGGCGCACGGAATTCTTGTCCGGTGGACAAAAACAGTTGCTGAATCTGGCCTCGGTACTGGCCTTGCGACCCCGGCTGTTATTGTTGGATGAACCGACGGGTCACTTGGACCCTGTCGCTGCGGTTCGGTTTCTGCACACAGTGAAACGGTTGAACGAAGAGACCGGGATGACGGTGATTTTCACCGAACATCGCTTGGAAGAGGCTTATCCCCTGGCGGATCGGGTGCTGGTGATGAACCGGGGGAGGCTCTGTTTCAACGGATCTCCCCGGGAGGGGATCCGCTGGATGAAGGAATCGGGGCCGGGTCATCAGGAGCTGATCCCCGCCGTCCCATCCCTGGTTTTGCAGACGGGAGTCTCTGAAGGGGATTCATTGCCCCTGACAGTGAAAGAAGGAAGGGAGTGGCTGCGGGAGAGGAAAAGCAGACCGTCCCTGTCTTCCTCGGATCCTGAGCGATCCCATCCGGAACCTTCCGGTCAACCGCTCTTGTCCCTGCGACGGGTCGACTTTGGGTATGCACCTGAGGAAGCGGTGCTGAAACAAACCAGCTTCGATGTTTTTTCCGGGGAGTGTGTGGCGGTCTTCGGCGGCAACGGCTCCGGTAAATCCACACTGCTGCAGGTGATGGCCGGGCTGTTGCACCCGAACTCCGGATCGATCCGGTACCGGGGGAGGAAATGGACCCGGCGGCCCTTACGGGGGCGGAGTCGTCCCATCGGATACCTCCCGCAAAATCCGGAGGCTTATTTCCTCCATGAAACCGTGGAAGCCGAACTTCAGGCTGCCTCCCGGCATGCAGGAGAGGAAGGGCGGCAGCGTCGTGAGGAGGCGATCTCCCGTTTTTCCTTAACTTCCTTGCTTTCCCGGCATCCTCACGATCTCAGCGGCGGGGAAATGCAGAAGGTGGCATTGGCTTGCCTTCTCCTGCGGGATCTGGAGCTCCTGTTGCTGGATGAACCGACCAAAGGGGTGGATCCCGGCTGTAAAAGCCTTTTCTCCCGGCTGCTGAAATCCTGGGCAGAACAGGGGAAGACGGTTGTGTTGACCACTCATGATGTGGAATTTGCCGCTGTGACTGCCACCCGTTGTTCGCTGCTGTTTGACGGGGAGCTCCTCGCTTCAGGGGCTGTCGGCCCGTTTTTTCGGCAAAACGATTTTTACACGACTGCCGTTTACCGGATGACCCGGGATACCGGGGTGCCGGAGGCGGTGACGGTGGAGGAGGCGGTTCGTCTGTGGCAAGGGCAACCTGGGCGTTCGGTATTGTCCTGA
- a CDS encoding ECF transporter S component has protein sequence MARATWAFGIVLILLIGVLAWMEPIRKHPLLVSLFFAALVMIPFVLRFEWRSLDSRELVLLALLTAIAAVSRVPFAGLPSVQPTTFVIIVTAVVFGAESGFVVGAGAALVSNIFLGQGPWTPWQMLSWGLVGLTAGALRHTPVMRWKSLRLLFGFIWGFLFGWIMNLWVMTGMENWSLSTFVSVYVASLYFDLAHGLSNLFFLALFASAWIRILQRFKVKYGLLER, from the coding sequence GTGGCAAGGGCAACCTGGGCGTTCGGTATTGTCCTGATCTTGTTGATCGGTGTTCTGGCATGGATGGAACCGATCCGAAAGCATCCCCTCCTGGTCAGCCTGTTCTTTGCCGCACTGGTGATGATTCCTTTTGTGCTCCGGTTTGAGTGGCGTTCGTTGGACAGCAGGGAGCTGGTGCTTTTGGCCTTGCTGACGGCGATCGCCGCCGTCAGCCGGGTTCCCTTCGCCGGCCTGCCCAGTGTTCAACCCACCACCTTTGTGATTATCGTCACGGCTGTGGTTTTTGGCGCGGAAAGCGGATTTGTCGTCGGTGCGGGAGCGGCCTTGGTCTCCAATATTTTTCTGGGACAAGGTCCCTGGACCCCTTGGCAGATGCTGAGTTGGGGTTTGGTGGGTTTGACGGCGGGAGCGCTGCGCCACACGCCCGTGATGCGCTGGAAATCCCTCCGCCTTCTCTTCGGGTTCATCTGGGGCTTTCTTTTCGGTTGGATCATGAATCTGTGGGTGATGACAGGGATGGAGAATTGGAGTCTGTCCACTTTTGTTTCTGTTTACGTGGCCAGTCTCTATTTTGATCTCGCCCACGGGCTCTCCAATCTCTTTTTTCTGGCTTTGTTCGCATCCGCCTGGATCCGGATCCTGCAACGTTTCAAGGTGAAATACGGGTTGTTGGAAAGGTGA
- a CDS encoding class I SAM-dependent methyltransferase produces the protein MEDNGSTLWEEEDSRLFLKYGHIFVPERERLARAFIDLIPADQDETFRLVELGVGGGWLSEVILDHFPRAEVIALDGSPSMIEATRGRLARFSDRLRFQRFDLLDEHWPDSLDEVRCFVSSLAIHHLDGKGKARLFRKLYGCLQPGGALLIADIMKEAGYRGRQYMARAWEEETARRSLDFLGDLEGLEIFRRERWNLFLHPDEEVDHPSTLFEQLGWMHEAGYRGVDAFWVKAGHALFGGYKEVTLSE, from the coding sequence ATGGAGGATAATGGGTCGACCCTGTGGGAAGAGGAAGATTCCCGGCTGTTCCTGAAATACGGACATATCTTTGTGCCGGAGAGGGAGAGACTGGCACGTGCATTCATCGACTTGATCCCGGCTGATCAAGACGAAACTTTCCGTTTGGTGGAACTGGGAGTGGGAGGAGGTTGGCTGTCCGAGGTGATTTTGGATCATTTCCCCCGGGCGGAAGTGATCGCCCTCGATGGTTCCCCTTCCATGATCGAAGCCACCCGGGGTCGACTGGCACGTTTTTCTGACCGGCTTCGCTTTCAACGATTCGATTTGTTGGATGAACATTGGCCCGATTCTCTCGATGAGGTCCGCTGTTTCGTCAGCAGTCTGGCTATCCACCATCTCGATGGAAAGGGGAAGGCCCGTCTCTTCCGAAAATTGTACGGTTGTCTGCAACCGGGAGGAGCTCTCCTGATTGCGGATATCATGAAAGAAGCGGGATATCGGGGACGACAATATATGGCACGGGCCTGGGAAGAGGAAACTGCCCGTCGTTCTCTCGATTTCCTGGGTGATTTGGAAGGGTTGGAAATCTTTCGACGGGAACGCTGGAACCTGTTTCTACATCCTGATGAAGAAGTGGATCACCCATCCACCCTTTTTGAACAATTGGGTTGGATGCATGAAGCGGGATATCGAGGAGTGGACGCCTTCTGGGTGAAGGCGGGACACGCCCTGTTCGGAGGATATAAGGAAGTCACTTTGTCTGAATGA
- a CDS encoding energy-coupling factor transporter transmembrane component T — MSRGFRDLHPVVTFIYYAGVLLMLLLMFHPLFILSAGFLLLAVNLLYDGGKGLFQWRGVMGMTAGVILVVNPLTSQRGSHILWEGTSHRITWEAVLYGGMMAGIILCVLAAFVSYQQVIPSNKFLYLFSRLLPQWALLTVLALRFVPLLRGRLEEIAIVHRSREDEIPKRSLRERLRRSMKRLEVLLTWSLEEGLQTADSMKARGYGTGRRSSYSPYRWRPKDGAALLFLLIAGGACLYGWSRGLGVLTIYPVMGSLGLTDEGWALLGGYLSFLGFPVLVELGGMIRE, encoded by the coding sequence ATGAGCCGGGGATTTCGCGATCTGCACCCGGTGGTGACCTTTATTTACTACGCCGGTGTACTGCTGATGTTGTTGCTGATGTTTCATCCTTTGTTTATCCTGTCTGCCGGGTTTCTTCTGCTCGCTGTGAATTTGCTGTATGACGGGGGGAAGGGACTGTTTCAGTGGAGAGGTGTGATGGGGATGACCGCCGGGGTGATCCTGGTGGTCAATCCCCTGACCTCCCAACGGGGATCCCATATTCTTTGGGAAGGGACCTCCCACCGCATTACATGGGAGGCAGTATTATACGGGGGGATGATGGCGGGGATCATTCTTTGCGTCTTGGCGGCATTTGTTTCTTATCAGCAGGTGATTCCCTCCAACAAGTTTCTCTATCTATTTTCCCGTCTGCTGCCCCAGTGGGCGTTGCTGACGGTGTTGGCACTCCGGTTTGTCCCCCTGTTGCGGGGGAGGCTGGAAGAGATCGCGATAGTGCATCGGTCCCGGGAGGATGAAATCCCGAAACGATCCCTGCGGGAACGATTGCGCCGGTCGATGAAGCGGTTGGAAGTGTTGCTCACGTGGTCATTGGAAGAGGGGCTGCAGACGGCGGACTCGATGAAAGCCCGCGGGTACGGGACAGGGAGACGCTCCTCCTACTCTCCTTACCGGTGGCGACCCAAAGACGGGGCTGCCCTTCTCTTTCTGTTGATCGCAGGGGGGGCTTGTCTGTATGGTTGGAGCCGGGGATTGGGTGTTTTGACCATATATCCTGTCATGGGGTCCCTCGGACTGACCGATGAGGGATGGGCTCTTCTGGGAGGGTATCTCTCTTTTTTGGGCTTTCCTGTTTTGGTGGAACTGGGGGGGATGATTCGTGAGTGA
- a CDS encoding M15 family metallopeptidase, which translates to MDDHGSILRSRAERQRQERRKKRLSFRLTLIFTVVTGMSLLLLSGVHLASDSPHTEGKKGRKNTAIALTKHKTIESDQNATKKESHTDEAEKIEVDTDPTSHTVLVNQTHPLPDGYVPPDLVIPDVPFPFRENLPKKQLRREAGEALEQLFAEAEKQGMRLYAQSGYRSYERQKELYAFKGNRAGGAANQVSARPGTSEHQTGLAMDITCSAVGFKLNRSFAQTREGRWVAEHAHQHGFIIRYPEGKEEITGYTYEPWHLRYVGKKMATELKRKNLTLEEYYEVDLQKK; encoded by the coding sequence TTGGATGATCATGGATCAATTCTTCGATCACGGGCGGAAAGGCAGAGGCAGGAACGGCGGAAAAAGAGGCTGTCCTTTCGGCTTACGCTGATCTTCACAGTTGTCACCGGGATGTCGTTGCTCCTGTTGTCAGGCGTGCACCTGGCGTCGGATTCACCCCATACGGAAGGGAAAAAGGGGAGAAAAAACACGGCGATCGCCCTTACCAAGCATAAAACGATAGAATCAGATCAAAATGCAACAAAAAAAGAGTCTCACACCGACGAAGCGGAGAAAATCGAGGTGGATACCGATCCGACCAGCCACACCGTTTTGGTCAACCAGACCCACCCGTTACCCGACGGCTATGTTCCGCCGGATTTGGTGATCCCTGATGTTCCCTTTCCCTTCCGTGAAAACCTGCCCAAAAAACAGTTGCGTCGGGAAGCGGGGGAAGCATTGGAACAACTGTTTGCGGAAGCTGAGAAACAGGGGATGCGGTTATATGCTCAATCCGGTTACCGTTCATATGAACGACAGAAAGAGCTTTATGCTTTTAAGGGAAACCGGGCGGGGGGAGCCGCCAACCAGGTGAGTGCCCGTCCCGGTACAAGTGAACACCAGACGGGGCTGGCCATGGATATCACTTGCAGTGCCGTCGGTTTTAAGTTGAACCGATCCTTTGCACAGACCCGGGAGGGGCGGTGGGTGGCGGAACACGCCCATCAACACGGTTTTATTATCCGATATCCCGAGGGAAAGGAAGAGATCACGGGATATACATATGAACCTTGGCACTTGCGCTATGTGGGGAAGAAGATGGCCACCGAACTGAAGAGAAAGAATTTGACCTTGGAAGAGTATTATGAGGTGGACCTGCAAAAAAAGTGA
- a CDS encoding Glu/Leu/Phe/Val family dehydrogenase has translation MNVISNEQESLNPYEIVQTQIDHAGELLGVSEDVLNILKRPKRVLYVSFPVKMDDGSTRVFEGYRSQHNDAIGPTKGGIRFHPEVTMDEVKALSMWMSFKCCVVNVPYGGGKGGVICDPREFSEGEIQRISRGFMEAIADIVGPEKDIPAPDVYTNSQIMGWMMDTFSRMKGQFSPGVITGKPLILGGSKGRNEATARGCVFAIEEAMKTLNKPMNGATVAIQGFGNAGRILADLLAELGCKIVAVSDSTSAIYQPEGLNLRQVEHFKDEETTSIQDDPDSLVLDHPEDLLGLDVDILVPAALENVITRKNADHIRAKIVAEAANGPTTPQADEIMFRKGILVLPDILANAGGVIVSYFEWVQNLMNYYWSEEEVNSKLQEQMVRSYHEVHTLAKQRQIDLRTAAYMISIQRITAAMEARGWV, from the coding sequence ATGAATGTGATTTCAAATGAACAGGAAAGTTTAAACCCATATGAAATCGTACAGACCCAAATTGATCATGCTGGAGAATTGTTGGGTGTATCCGAAGATGTTCTCAACATCCTCAAAAGACCGAAGCGTGTTCTCTATGTCTCCTTCCCGGTCAAAATGGATGACGGTTCCACCCGCGTCTTCGAAGGCTACCGCTCACAACATAACGATGCCATCGGGCCCACCAAAGGGGGGATTCGCTTCCATCCGGAGGTGACCATGGATGAAGTGAAAGCTTTGTCCATGTGGATGAGCTTTAAGTGCTGTGTCGTCAATGTCCCCTACGGCGGAGGAAAAGGCGGGGTCATCTGCGATCCCCGCGAGTTCAGTGAAGGCGAGATTCAGCGCATCAGCCGCGGATTCATGGAAGCGATCGCTGACATTGTCGGCCCTGAAAAGGATATTCCCGCTCCCGATGTATATACCAATTCCCAAATCATGGGCTGGATGATGGATACCTTCAGCCGGATGAAAGGACAATTCAGCCCCGGGGTCATTACCGGAAAACCCCTGATTTTGGGCGGATCCAAGGGACGGAACGAGGCCACGGCGAGGGGCTGTGTCTTTGCCATCGAAGAGGCGATGAAAACGTTGAACAAACCCATGAACGGGGCAACCGTCGCCATCCAGGGCTTCGGAAATGCGGGCCGGATCCTGGCCGATCTGTTGGCGGAACTAGGATGCAAAATTGTGGCCGTCAGTGATTCCACCTCTGCCATTTACCAACCTGAGGGCTTAAACCTCCGGCAAGTGGAGCACTTCAAGGATGAGGAAACCACCTCGATCCAGGATGACCCCGATTCCCTCGTACTCGATCATCCGGAAGACTTGCTGGGACTGGACGTGGATATTTTGGTGCCGGCGGCTCTGGAGAATGTGATCACCCGCAAAAATGCAGACCACATCAGAGCAAAAATCGTGGCAGAAGCGGCAAACGGTCCAACCACGCCCCAAGCCGACGAAATCATGTTCAGAAAAGGAATTCTCGTCCTGCCTGATATTTTGGCCAACGCCGGCGGGGTGATTGTCTCTTATTTTGAATGGGTGCAAAACCTGATGAATTACTACTGGTCTGAGGAAGAAGTGAACAGCAAGCTCCAGGAGCAGATGGTGCGCTCCTACCATGAAGTCCACACTCTGGCCAAACAGCGTCAAATTGACCTTCGCACTGCGGCATATATGATTTCCATCCAACGGATCACTGCCGCCATGGAAGCCAGAGGATGGGTTTGA
- a CDS encoding isoaspartyl peptidase/L-asparaginase family protein — protein sequence MLRQVWQGRRGVGMIIGVLVFSLVLTGAGSGWEDVTASNGKGKSQVVFAIHGGAGGGTVPPDQEEEYRNTMLSALKAGKKVIDSGGSGVSAVEAAVHVLEDSPLFNAGKGAVFNTDAAHELDASIMDGKDLNAGAVAGSRHAKNPITLARTIMEKSPHVMLAGDAADQFGVEQGVQMVTQDYYFTEKRWQSLLAAKKKGAGATGHGTVGAVALDRKGNLAAATSTGGLTNKAVGRVGDSPIIGAGTYANNQSVAVSATGTGEVFIRGTAAADIAALVQYGKLSVQQAADKVVKEKLISLGGTGGVIALDQKGNFAAPYSTETLFYGTVSKDGKYKVVLSPQDEK from the coding sequence GTGTTGCGTCAAGTTTGGCAAGGGCGACGGGGAGTCGGGATGATCATCGGGGTGCTGGTTTTTTCTCTCGTTCTGACAGGGGCGGGGAGCGGCTGGGAAGACGTCACCGCTTCCAATGGAAAAGGGAAGTCCCAGGTGGTCTTTGCAATTCATGGAGGCGCCGGCGGTGGCACGGTTCCTCCAGATCAGGAAGAGGAGTATCGGAACACGATGCTGTCCGCTCTGAAAGCGGGAAAAAAAGTGATCGATTCCGGGGGTTCCGGCGTTAGTGCAGTGGAGGCCGCAGTCCATGTGCTGGAGGATTCCCCCTTGTTCAATGCGGGCAAAGGGGCGGTTTTCAACACGGATGCCGCTCACGAATTGGATGCTTCGATCATGGATGGGAAAGATCTGAATGCCGGTGCCGTTGCCGGATCGCGGCACGCGAAAAATCCGATCACCCTGGCCCGGACCATCATGGAGAAGTCTCCCCACGTGATGTTGGCGGGAGATGCGGCGGATCAGTTCGGGGTGGAACAGGGAGTCCAAATGGTGACGCAGGATTACTATTTCACGGAGAAACGGTGGCAGTCCTTGCTGGCTGCCAAAAAGAAGGGAGCCGGGGCCACCGGACACGGCACTGTCGGGGCGGTCGCCCTTGACCGGAAGGGCAATCTGGCCGCGGCCACATCCACCGGGGGGTTGACCAACAAAGCCGTCGGCCGGGTGGGAGATTCCCCGATCATCGGCGCCGGAACTTATGCCAATAATCAGAGTGTGGCCGTTTCCGCCACCGGAACGGGGGAAGTGTTCATCCGGGGAACGGCGGCCGCCGACATTGCCGCATTGGTTCAATACGGGAAACTTTCCGTACAACAGGCTGCCGACAAGGTGGTGAAAGAAAAATTGATCTCCCTGGGCGGCACCGGGGGCGTGATCGCTCTGGATCAAAAGGGGAACTTTGCCGCTCCCTATTCCACGGAGACCCTGTTTTACGGAACGGTGTCGAAGGACGGGAAATACAAGGTCGTCCTCTCTCCCCAGGACGAAAAATAG
- a CDS encoding FixH family protein, whose product MTILKRIAFLAVTCLLLASCSPGDGSADSQPISGGLTLRVKSEPKQPQPHQETKLIVQVLAKDQPVTGAKVEMGIRHDADKQMERVKAKLSATGDYMVKKTFHHPGVYHLTVSAGKGDISATASKDLIVE is encoded by the coding sequence ATGACCATCCTGAAGAGAATTGCCTTCCTTGCTGTCACCTGCCTGCTTTTAGCCTCCTGTTCCCCGGGAGACGGATCCGCCGACAGCCAGCCGATCTCCGGTGGACTGACCCTCCGGGTGAAGTCTGAACCGAAGCAACCGCAACCACATCAAGAGACGAAACTGATCGTACAGGTGCTGGCAAAGGATCAACCTGTCACCGGGGCAAAGGTGGAAATGGGTATCCGGCATGATGCGGACAAACAGATGGAAAGAGTGAAAGCGAAACTCTCCGCGACGGGGGACTACATGGTGAAGAAAACCTTTCATCATCCCGGAGTGTATCACCTCACCGTGTCTGCCGGAAAAGGGGATATTTCCGCCACCGCCTCCAAGGATCTGATTGTGGAGTGA
- a CDS encoding DUF4430 domain-containing protein translates to MHLHKKWLSSVFALLLFLTAFPVAVLGETPPATPEEREAGEQVADTVQLSVTGDGGREMYPGTPVEIEAGETAFSVLLKTLGPDQVIYTGSGSTLYVRAIGGLAEFDRGPLSGWMYRVNGEFPPHSAGVHPLAKGDVVEWVYTTDGGGDVGFPLSRTGGEGNNRLREAPESPSSGRDSPSLTPGEKKPESRAAETRQRVPETDRHEEKPGPAREVEAASSDKVEASSLPERDLSQAVADVVGWISAEGSGSDWQALGLFQATGKVPANYLENTARYIEENNGEFRKVTDYERMVLGIRAAGGDPSDIGGYNLIEKIYNNERMTLQGSNGVIFALIALDSARDPVPEDALWTREKLLNWLLENQNGDGSWALVAGSRGDVDITAMALAALAPYDGAAVDQAKQKGFRWLSSQQTENGGFLSWGVENSESASQVIIALTANRMDPKAGAFTQPGGNVLQNLLSYQQKDGGFAHTATEGSNDMASEQALLALTSYRNHLAGKPGIYDLSDIHTSPGEEEKPDPTPPAPKPTPAPEPPEGGKTESPQPGGEGGKPGSSRTLSNHQIPGMGGGPPESIGFLRTPVFHSGSSAIPSILKGAGIGDVSGKPTQNPTKEDSGEEQITEQTLASSTPVQGVPDSPQSASSPHRGYVMILLGVLFAFVGAGFYLYERRRSWQ, encoded by the coding sequence ATGCACCTCCATAAAAAGTGGTTATCCTCTGTCTTCGCTCTGCTCCTCTTTCTGACAGCATTTCCTGTTGCGGTTCTTGGGGAGACCCCTCCCGCAACCCCGGAGGAAAGGGAAGCCGGAGAGCAGGTGGCGGACACAGTTCAGCTGTCGGTCACCGGAGACGGTGGCCGGGAAATGTACCCCGGGACGCCGGTGGAGATCGAAGCCGGTGAAACGGCTTTCAGTGTCTTGTTGAAAACCCTGGGCCCGGATCAGGTGATCTACACCGGTTCCGGGAGCACCCTCTATGTTCGCGCCATCGGCGGTCTGGCTGAATTCGATCGGGGCCCTCTCAGCGGCTGGATGTACCGGGTGAACGGGGAATTTCCCCCTCACAGTGCCGGTGTTCATCCGCTGGCAAAAGGGGATGTGGTGGAATGGGTCTACACCACCGATGGCGGAGGGGATGTGGGCTTTCCCCTTTCCCGTACCGGCGGGGAGGGAAACAACCGACTGCGGGAAGCACCTGAGTCCCCATCGTCGGGGAGGGATTCTCCCTCTTTGACACCGGGGGAAAAAAAGCCTGAGAGCAGGGCAGCGGAAACAAGACAACGTGTTCCGGAAACTGACCGTCACGAGGAGAAACCCGGGCCCGCCCGGGAAGTGGAGGCGGCCTCCTCCGACAAAGTGGAGGCCTCCTCCCTGCCGGAGCGGGACCTTTCCCAGGCGGTGGCGGATGTGGTCGGCTGGATCTCGGCTGAGGGCTCCGGTTCCGACTGGCAGGCACTTGGATTGTTTCAGGCCACGGGAAAGGTCCCGGCGAACTATCTGGAAAATACCGCCCGTTATATTGAGGAGAATAACGGAGAATTCCGCAAAGTGACCGATTATGAACGGATGGTTCTCGGGATTCGTGCCGCCGGGGGGGACCCGTCAGATATCGGCGGATACAATCTGATTGAAAAGATCTACAACAATGAACGGATGACCCTGCAAGGGAGCAACGGTGTGATCTTCGCCTTGATCGCATTGGATTCCGCCCGTGATCCCGTACCCGAGGATGCTTTGTGGACCCGGGAAAAACTGCTGAACTGGCTGTTGGAAAACCAAAACGGTGACGGCAGTTGGGCCTTGGTGGCCGGGTCCCGGGGAGATGTGGACATCACCGCCATGGCATTGGCAGCGTTGGCCCCCTATGATGGGGCAGCGGTGGACCAGGCCAAGCAAAAAGGATTTCGGTGGTTGTCTTCTCAGCAGACGGAAAATGGGGGATTTCTCTCCTGGGGTGTGGAAAACAGCGAAAGTGCTTCACAGGTGATCATCGCCCTGACAGCCAACAGGATGGATCCCAAGGCGGGGGCTTTTACCCAACCCGGTGGAAATGTGTTGCAAAATCTGCTGTCCTATCAACAGAAGGACGGGGGATTTGCCCATACCGCAACTGAAGGTTCCAACGATATGGCCAGTGAACAAGCGTTGCTCGCCTTGACTTCCTATCGCAATCACTTGGCGGGAAAGCCCGGGATTTATGATCTGAGCGACATCCATACCTCGCCGGGTGAAGAGGAAAAGCCGGATCCAACCCCACCGGCTCCGAAGCCCACTCCCGCTCCTGAGCCACCTGAGGGCGGAAAAACGGAATCGCCGCAGCCTGGTGGCGAAGGTGGGAAACCCGGGTCGTCCCGAACCCTTTCAAACCACCAGATTCCCGGGATGGGCGGAGGTCCACCGGAGTCGATCGGATTTTTGCGGACTCCCGTTTTTCACTCAGGCTCCTCCGCCATCCCATCCATTCTGAAGGGGGCCGGCATCGGAGATGTCTCCGGGAAGCCGACACAGAATCCGACGAAGGAAGATTCCGGGGAGGAACAAATCACTGAGCAGACTCTCGCTTCCTCGACCCCGGTCCAGGGAGTTCCGGATTCCCCCCAATCGGCTTCCTCCCCTCACCGGGGATATGTCATGATCCTCCTCGGGGTGTTGTTTGCTTTTGTCGGAGCCGGATTTTACCTGTATGAGCGAAGGAGGAGCTGGCAATGA
- a CDS encoding DUF4430 domain-containing protein: MRKKLSLFLIAVGLLLGGAGGWEAYSATRTPDVVPADAPSREAGAALAQKDPNAKESGETPKEKSDANTSSESKEKQRKHESGSPSPGESTSETVRSANGDGGGEQKTSSSRPSGGAKGSSPSAPKGSVPQSTATISITGDRGARILPATRVEIQQGDTVYDVLLRVTRQHRIQMESRGSGKTLYVEGINNLYEFDGGPESGWMYRVNGVFPNYSAGVCDVRSGDRIEWLYTRDLGRDIGASF, translated from the coding sequence ATGAGGAAAAAGCTTTCTCTTTTTCTCATCGCCGTCGGCCTTCTGCTGGGCGGTGCCGGAGGTTGGGAAGCCTACAGCGCCACCCGGACCCCGGATGTCGTCCCGGCAGATGCTCCGTCCCGCGAGGCTGGGGCGGCCCTGGCGCAAAAAGATCCAAACGCAAAGGAGTCCGGGGAGACACCTAAGGAAAAGTCGGACGCCAACACCTCTTCTGAGTCGAAGGAAAAACAGAGGAAACATGAAAGTGGGTCCCCCTCTCCGGGAGAGTCTACATCGGAAACGGTTCGTTCCGCCAACGGTGACGGAGGCGGTGAACAGAAAACCTCCTCTTCCCGACCTTCCGGGGGAGCAAAGGGTTCTTCCCCTTCGGCGCCCAAGGGTTCCGTCCCCCAGTCGACGGCAACGATCTCCATCACCGGGGATCGGGGAGCCCGGATCTTGCCCGCCACCCGGGTGGAGATCCAACAGGGGGACACCGTTTATGATGTCTTGCTGCGGGTGACCCGTCAGCATCGGATACAGATGGAGTCCCGGGGCTCCGGAAAGACCCTGTATGTGGAGGGAATTAACAATCTCTATGAGTTTGACGGAGGTCCGGAGAGCGGATGGATGTACCGGGTGAACGGGGTATTTCCCAACTACAGCGCCGGGGTGTGTGATGTCCGGAGCGGGGACCGGATTGAATGGCTGTATACCCGGGATCTGGGACGGGATATTGGAGCGTCTTTTTAA